Proteins encoded by one window of Mercenaria mercenaria strain notata chromosome 4, MADL_Memer_1, whole genome shotgun sequence:
- the LOC123551454 gene encoding uncharacterized protein LOC123551454 isoform X2, giving the protein MVARRNRIALEVDNSADIQFFSDLVKPIQYRWKFQKEKLKTITPSKHGFHQRSQSPTFRRLVEANEKLRNIACQDADVDENATDCDFFDTKSEILPVKPSSILRYVKSEKASTRACHTNSIPADIDIYLQKDFELKSEVGTIEPAKTTKDYYVIQNNAKVEEEKRCTSPINESPQTLPFLAKSTKKLLQFKVDFKKLDSHSELHLFLPHIQECNSRRATPEEPNGKGKLGFTLPAIEDLEVKTLEEDQSKSKKQHKHDQKKKKKHSHRVKSGNEEKEVMDILNDIPTLISLETDRDFHPESICMFENCKLHRHRKSNRIRQT; this is encoded by the coding sequence ATGGTGGCTCGAAGAAACAGAATCGCATTAGAAGTTGATAACTCAGCAGACATACAGTTCTTTTCTGACTTAGTGAAACCAATACAATACCGATGGAAATTCCAAAAGGAGAAATTGAAAACAATTACGCCATCAAAACATGGTTTCCACCAACGAAGTCAGTCACCGACGTTTCGAAGACTTGTTGAAGCAAATGAAAAACTACGAAACATTGCTTGTCAAGACGCCGATGTGGATGAAAATGCCACTGATTGTGATTTCTTTGACACGAAAAGTGAAATATTGCCTGTGAAACCGTCATCTATTCTAAGGTACGTAAAATCAGAAAAAGCGAGCACTCGAGCTTGTCATACGAATTCAATACCTGcagatattgatatatatttacaaaaagatTTTGAACTTAAATCTGAGGTAGGAACAATAGAACCAGCAAAGACGACAAAGGACTATTACGTTATTCAAAATAATGCTAAAGTCGAAGAGGAGAAAAGATGTACAAGTCCAATAAATGAGTCACCTCAGACTTTACCATTTCTTGCAAAATCTACCAAAAAACTTTTGCAATTTAaagtagattttaaaaaattagacTCGCATTCGGAACTCCATTTATTTCTTCCTCATATTCAAGAATGCAATTCACGGAGAGCAACTCCAGAGGAACCGAATGGGAAAGGAAAGTTAGGATTTACCTTACCTGCAATCGAAGACTTGGAAGTAAAAACTTTAGAAGAGGATCAgtcaaaatcaaagaaacaacataaacacgatcaaaaaaagaagaagaagcaTTCACATAGAGTAAAATCAGGAAACGAAGAAAAGGAAGTGATGGATATATTGAACGATATCCCGACTTTGATATCACTAGAAACTGATAGGGATTTCCATCCAGAGTCTATTTGtatgtttgaaaactgtaaactacacagACACAGAAAATCTAACAGAATAAGGCAGACATAG
- the LOC123551454 gene encoding uncharacterized protein LOC123551454 isoform X1 has translation MQNLKVVNIKSPQYSRMKWPLLHKLPSPEPHSVIDGPTKHQGGNFIPGDIAVFEDKAANAVLLEAESQFKSGYPTIATSSMVARRNRIALEVDNSADIQFFSDLVKPIQYRWKFQKEKLKTITPSKHGFHQRSQSPTFRRLVEANEKLRNIACQDADVDENATDCDFFDTKSEILPVKPSSILRYVKSEKASTRACHTNSIPADIDIYLQKDFELKSEVGTIEPAKTTKDYYVIQNNAKVEEEKRCTSPINESPQTLPFLAKSTKKLLQFKVDFKKLDSHSELHLFLPHIQECNSRRATPEEPNGKGKLGFTLPAIEDLEVKTLEEDQSKSKKQHKHDQKKKKKHSHRVKSGNEEKEVMDILNDIPTLISLETDRDFHPESICMFENCKLHRHRKSNRIRQT, from the exons atgcaaaaccttAAAGTTGTGAATATAAAATCTCCACAATATTCGCGGATGAAGTGGCCTTTGTTGCATAAACTTCCATCTCCAGAACC ACACTCTGTTATTGATGGGCCGACAAAACACCAAGGTGGAAACTTTATTCCTGGAGATATCGCCGTCTTTGAGGACAAAGCTGCAAACGCCGTGCTTCTTGAGGCAGAATCACAGTTCAAATCTGGATACCCAACCATTGCAACTTCATCAATGGTGGCTCGAAGAAACAGAATCGCATTAGAAGTTGATAACTCAGCAGACATACAGTTCTTTTCTGACTTAGTGAAACCAATACAATACCGATGGAAATTCCAAAAGGAGAAATTGAAAACAATTACGCCATCAAAACATGGTTTCCACCAACGAAGTCAGTCACCGACGTTTCGAAGACTTGTTGAAGCAAATGAAAAACTACGAAACATTGCTTGTCAAGACGCCGATGTGGATGAAAATGCCACTGATTGTGATTTCTTTGACACGAAAAGTGAAATATTGCCTGTGAAACCGTCATCTATTCTAAGGTACGTAAAATCAGAAAAAGCGAGCACTCGAGCTTGTCATACGAATTCAATACCTGcagatattgatatatatttacaaaaagatTTTGAACTTAAATCTGAGGTAGGAACAATAGAACCAGCAAAGACGACAAAGGACTATTACGTTATTCAAAATAATGCTAAAGTCGAAGAGGAGAAAAGATGTACAAGTCCAATAAATGAGTCACCTCAGACTTTACCATTTCTTGCAAAATCTACCAAAAAACTTTTGCAATTTAaagtagattttaaaaaattagacTCGCATTCGGAACTCCATTTATTTCTTCCTCATATTCAAGAATGCAATTCACGGAGAGCAACTCCAGAGGAACCGAATGGGAAAGGAAAGTTAGGATTTACCTTACCTGCAATCGAAGACTTGGAAGTAAAAACTTTAGAAGAGGATCAgtcaaaatcaaagaaacaacataaacacgatcaaaaaaagaagaagaagcaTTCACATAGAGTAAAATCAGGAAACGAAGAAAAGGAAGTGATGGATATATTGAACGATATCCCGACTTTGATATCACTAGAAACTGATAGGGATTTCCATCCAGAGTCTATTTGtatgtttgaaaactgtaaactacacagACACAGAAAATCTAACAGAATAAGGCAGACATAG